DNA from Leptospira mayottensis 200901116:
GTCTCCTACTTTGACTCCAAAGAGCGGTTCTTTTGCTCCGTGATTGACGAATATCTTTTTGATGGAGGGTGTTCCCATTTTTTCCAATTCTATCATGATTTGTTCTAAGTTCATATTATAAAATCCTACTTTTTGAATGTTGGTTCGTGTTTGAAAATCACCTCGAAACCGTTAAAAAAACTTTCCGAAGTATGGTTTTAAAAACGTTTGTCGTATATTTGTTATAATTGTCAACGATTCTGGGATCGTCCAGGTTTTCATTTAGCTTTTCTTTTTAAAGAAGATTTTTAAAACCAAGTGGTTTGCCTACTGACTGTAGGCCGTCTTCGGTAGAAAAATTTATTTCCGTAAATTATACGCAGCACAATATCAGAAACTGTTCCCAAAAGATTATAGAGCACTCACAACATGAATAACTAAAATGCAGAGCTAAGACAAAATGGCGCCCCTTCTGGGCTTGAAAAGCGTGGGTTAGATGCAAGCATTTACCACAAAACAAGAAAACCAACAGAAGGAACGTAATGAAAAGAAAAGTATATGTAGGAATGGATGTCCACAAAGAAACGATTAGAATTGCGTGTTTAACGAACAATACAAAGGAAATAGTAAAAGAACAGCAGATAAAACATAATGAGGTTCAGATCAAAAAGTTCGTCAATAAACTAAAATCAGAATGGAACGAGATACATAGTTGTTACGAGGCGGGAGTAACGGGTTATCCACTTTACAGATGTCTAAAGTCTTTGGGAGTAAACTGTATCCTTGTAGCACCAGGAAAGATACCAAGACAAAGTTCGGATAAGATCAAAACGGATAAGAGAGATGCAATCAAATTAGCAAAATTATTGCGAAGTGGAGAATTAGAATCGATTCATGTACCGAGTGAAGAGGACGAAGCGGTAAGGGATTATTTGAGATCCCGTGACAGCCTTCGTTTGGATTTAGGAAGGAATCGTCAAAGGTTAATGAAATTCTTATTAAGAAAGGGTATAACTTACTCAGCAACAAAGTATTGGACAGTCAGTCATAACAAATGGTTGAACAATCTACAGTTTAACAACGAGATCCTTC
Protein-coding regions in this window:
- a CDS encoding IS110 family transposase — translated: MKRKVYVGMDVHKETIRIACLTNNTKEIVKEQQIKHNEVQIKKFVNKLKSEWNEIHSCYEAGVTGYPLYRCLKSLGVNCILVAPGKIPRQSSDKIKTDKRDAIKLAKLLRSGELESIHVPSEEDEAVRDYLRSRDSLRLDLGRNRQRLMKFLLRKGITYSATKYWTVSHNKWLNNLQFNNEILQETFNDYYSRVRVQEENLKAMDKRIQEIAESEPYREKVGVLRCFRGVDYLTAMFLLCEVCDFKRFKTAGSFMSFLGLVPGEYSSGSKRKQTGITKTGSPRLRRILTEAAWQHRFPGTGSKIVTARRSGQPALVVALAEKASLRLHKKFRNLQQRGKTPQVMITAVSRELSGFLWAAMNLVA